The genome window GTCGCGGCTTGTGCGAAGAGATGTTTAATATGTTGATGGACATCCCTTCCTTGCAACAAACCTCTGTCACCGTCTTGCACGTCGTGCCGCCGCAAGTAACCTCCGATGGCATGGCCGAGAAGTTGGAAGAAGGAGGCAAAATTTTAGCACAAGCAGTCCAGTCTCTGAAAATAGATCCCAGCAAAGTCAACCCCCGGCTCAAACAGGGAGACCCGAAAACCACAGTTTGCCAAGTCGCAGAAGAAGAACAATCCGACTTAGTAATTATGGGTTCCCGGGGACTCGGACGGCTGCAATCGATTTTGGAAAACTCAGTCAGCCAGTACGTTTTCCAGCTAACATCCCGACCGATGCTGTTAGTAAAAGACGACATCTACGTCAAAAAAATCAAGCGCGTCATGGTGGCGGTAGACAAATCAGAAGCTGCCAAACAGTCGTTACAGCTTGCGCTATCTTTGGTCAAAGAAGTCAGTGGCGGAGAAATAATTTTAGTACACGTCACCAAAGATTTGACGGGAAAAGCCAGCGAAGATTTAACAGCAAGTGCTGAAAAAGACCCCGTATTAGCTCCGGCAGTAGCACTAGCGAAACAAATGGGAGTTAGCTACCGCTGCGTGAGTGCTACAGGCAAGCCAGGGGAAGAAATTTGTCGGATTGCAGACGACCTGAACGCCGACTTGTTGGTGCTCGGTTCCCCGGATCGGCGACCCAACGTTGCCAAAAACTTTGTGGATATCGATCGACTCCTGGGAAATTCGCTATCAGACTACGTGCGAGTTTATGCCAACTGTCCCGTCTTGCTAGCCCGCACAGTCGGCTAGAATCTCATCGTTAAGAGTTAGCCGCCAACACTCAACAGTTAACAAAAAAAGCGCCTCAGCAAAAAGCTGTTGGCGCTTTGTTTTGCAAGCAGCTTGCGCCTGACAGAAATAGCAGCAGTTGCTAATCTTTTCTACCTTGACGGCTAGCTGTTTGAATGTACAGAATGATTAGAAAAACACTGGGAACCAATACAAACAGAATGGTTGCCACAAACCCTAAATCGTTAACTTCCATGAAGACGCTCGCCTCTATCGGAAAATAGGAAAACACACACAACTAGGATATCACTCAAAGGCAAAAGGCAAACTCGAAGACAGAAGAAGAGCTGACGGACAAGCGTCGAAACCCGCTTTCTGCCTGGATGCCTCCCTGCCCAATGTCTGATTTGTCCTAGAAACCAAGTTTCTTTTCCTAGCCCGGCAAAATGCGTGATTATACAGTGAAATAGGAAAAAAAAACAAAATTATTGCATTCTGCATTTTTCTTTCCTTCTGCATTAGAGCATCTCTAGCCTTCTGCCTTCAGAGAGTCACGGCTTAGTCTTCACGCTCACCGGGCCGTTGACCGTAGCTTGACAAGCCAACCGATAGTTTTCGGGCTTTTTCTTGAGCTTGCGGTTCTCAAAGTCAGTGCGGGGCGACAGATTTTCACTGCCCTCGACAATTTCCACAATGCAGGTGCCGCATTGACCGTAGCCCCCGCAATTCATCATCTTTCCCGAAAATGTATACAAATCGATGCGGTTTTCTAGAGCTTTGAGCCTCAAATTGGCTCCGTCTGCTGCGATGACTTCCTTATTTTCCTTCACAAACTTGATATTGGCCATTGCCGATTCCTTAACGCAGTTGACATCGAACTCTATTACAAAATATTAACTAATGTGTCGGACGTTTAATACCCGATGTCTAATTACCTGTGTGATTTAAGGTGCGCGGGAGCGTAGCTATCCCGAGCAGGAATCGCCCCAACCCAATCTCAAGGAGCATCCGAGAGGTTATTCGTAGGAAGATTGCTCACAGCCCGCTGGAGAGACGAAAGCCCCAGGTTGTAGGTGACAATTGCCGACAATCGGTTTCTCTCAGCCCTAGTCAAATCAGTTTCCGCCTGAATCACATCCGTCTGAGTACCCACACCAGCTTGAAACCGCAGCCTCGCCAGACGCAGAGCTTCCCTTGACTGCAAAACCCCCGCCTCAGAAGTTTCGATATTCTCAAAACTCGACTCCAAGCCAAAATAAGCTTGTTCCACTTCCCGCCGCACCTGGTTGCGGAGTTGGTCAAATCGACTTTCGGCGATCGCAATATCAGCATCCCGCTGTCTCACCCTCGCGTTCGCCGCGCCCCCGTCGAAGATACTCCAAGTCAGACTCGCCCGGATCGAATAACCATCTGCCCAGCCGCGAGTAGCAAACCGGGCAGGGTCGTCAGGGTCTATTCCCAGCACGTTGTAACTACCCCCAACACTCAGTTGAGGCAAACGCCCCGCCTGAATCGATCGCCTCTGCTGCTTGCTGATATCCCTCTGCACCAACTGCTGTTCCAACTCGGGGCGATTCTTAAAAGCCTGCACGATACTCTCTTCCAAAGACAGCCTCCAAGAGCCCGCTTGCTCTACCGGATCGGCCGCTGTCAAGTTCGCCGACTGGCTGATATTCAAAATCTCAGCCAGACGCCGCTGGGCAACTCGCTGATCGCGACGGGCTACTGACAGTTGTTGCACTTCGTTAGCCAAATTTGCCTGAGCCTGCAACACCGCAAACCGGGTTCCCACCCCTGCCCGTTCCAGGGCTTCGGCATCCCGCAAACTTTGCTGGGCATTTCTGACCGAAGCTTGGCGGATGGCAACTTGTCCGTCCGCGTTTTGCAAGTTGTAGTAAGCCTCAGCAGTGTCGAAGCGCAGTTCCTCGGCTTGGCGTTCCACATCCAGTTCCCGAAGGCGCAACTGTTCCTCTGCCGCGCGGATGTTAGCCCGCCGCCTTCCGAACAAATCGACATCGTAGTTCAACTGCAAAGTGCTGTTGAGACTGTTGCTGCCGAAATTTGGCCCGGCTTCGCGGGCGGGCTGCCCTCGGCTAGCCTCAAAGTTGAACTGGCGCTGCCGAGCCCGGATTCCGAGTTCTCCGCCGGCAGTCACAGACCGGCTGGCGTCCATTTGAAAATTCAGGTCTGGATAAAGAGCAGCTTGCTGTTCGCGCAAAGCGGATCTGCTTTGTTCTACTTGCTGTCCGGCGATTTGCAAAACTTGGCTGTTGCGGCGGGCGAGGTCGATCGCCTGCTGCAAGGTAATTGGCTCAGTTTGCTCGATCCTGACATCCTCCGGGTTTGTCGGAAACAGCAGCGGATTCGGGTTGGGTTCCAGGGAAGCCGGAGGCTTGGTGTCTAAAATGCCCTTCGGAGGGAGAGGGGGGAAACTTTCGTTCGGAGTGCCCCGGAGAATTGGTACCGGGGAACTCGGCACAGGAACATTGTTGAGAGGGCTAGGGGAAGGCTGCTGAGTCTGTGTCGGTTCCAACCCTCTAAGAGGCGTTGCACCGGCCTGAGACAGAGTTGATGGGGAAGCCGGAGCAGCCTGTTGAGGCTTTGATGCTTGCTCGGGCCCGGTTGGGGGAGTTGATGCGATATTTCCTCCCCCTGGCTGCTGAGACTCGGAGGTTTGAGGGTTAAGGGCGATCGACTGTTCGGGCTGTGATGCTGATTCTGCCGCTGTGTTCGAGGTCGATCGAACATTCTGCCCTAATTCGAGCTGATTGCTAAGGGCCAAACTGTCCTGAGATTCAGCCGGAGACTGTGCTGAAGCACTCTGTGCGGCGTTGCCCAAAGTAATTGCAGCGCCCACTCCGACTACGATGATTTGACGAAAAACACGCATAATTTTTTAATTACTCTGCAATCCTAGAGACAATTTTAGAGCAAGATTGAGGTCTCAATTTTCTAGTCTGTAGCCTGAACTCGACGGTTACAAGTCACAATTACCCTACTCATCTTAACTTTTGAATGTTCGATTCAAAATTTAGAATTTAACTTCAGCATTTGCCAGACCGATCGCCGCCGAGATTAGTTCCTCTACTCCGCTCACCGGCAAAATCCGGGTTTTCAGCGAGCTGGCGAGCTGTTCTAGGGTCATGTCGTCGAGAAAACGCGGTTCCCCCTGTTTTAGCATCACCGACGGCAGCAGGATGCCATCTCCCAAGTCTCGCCCCTGCAAAGCTTCGAGCAAATCTTGCCCGGTGAGCAAACCCGTAACAGTGATAGTTTGTCCCCAGTAGCGGCTGCACAGTGCTGCCATGTTGACGGACAAGCCGGGAATTTGGTTTAGTTGTTGTACGATCGGCTCAAAAGCTTTTTCAACAGCATTCCCCACCACCCAAACCAACTTGCGCGGCGGGTTAACTGGCATCGGTTGCAGCTTCTCAAAAGCCGTTTCAAACTGCTGGATAAACTGGCGGATAGATCCCACACCGTTACCAATTTGCGGATAATCTTCGTAATCAGCAGCCGACGGCAAATCTAAACCAGCTATTAAAAACCACTCGTCAGCCAGCCAAATACAGCGCGATTTTGACCTTCCTAACAAGCCATTTAAATCTTCTCCCCCCCTTAGCAAGGGGGGGTTGGGGGGGGTCGATTTTGAATTCTGCTTTTTAGCTTTTCCGCCGCCTTTTCCTGTACTTAAAAGCACTTGAATTTTCTGCACTTGCTCGATGACTTCTCGCGCTTTTTCCGCAGTTACTGCAATTAATTCATCTTCCGGAGGGCGAAAGCGAGTTAAACCCACCGGCACCACAGCCACCGATGCTACAGCAGGAATATTTCCAGCATGAAACTTTGCCAAATCTAACAAAGTGCGTTCTAAATGTTCGCCATCATTAATACCGGGACAAACAACTACTTGAGCGTGAATTTGCAAGCGGCGTTCTTGAAACCATTTGATTTGTTCGAGAATCTTGCCAGCGCGGAGATTTTTTAACAGCCTAATTCGCACTTCCGGTTCAGTAGCGTGCACCGAAACATAAAGAGGAGAAAGCCGCATTTGTTCGATTCTCTCCCACTCTTTTTGATTTAGATTGGTGAGAGTAAGATAGCTACCGTAAAGAAAACTGAGGCGGTAGTCATCATCTTTGAGATAGAGAGTTTCCCGCTTCCCCGGAGGCTGCTGGTCGATAAAGCAAAAAGGGCAGCGGTTGTTGCACTGAATTAGTCCATCGAAGAGAGCAGTTTCAAATTCCAATCCTAAATCTTCGTCGTACTCTTTATCGATTTCTAACTTGTGGGTTTTGCCTTTACTGTCTAAAACTTCTAGTTCGAGAAATTCATCGGCGCACAGGAATTGATAGTCGATCAAGTCGCGGGGTTTTTGACCGTTGACGGCGACGATTGAGTCTCCGGGTTCAAATCCCATTTCCGCGCAGATGCTGTCGGGGATAACTTTGGTGATTAGGGCTGGTTTAATTGACGATTCGCTCATAACTTCGGAATTAATTGTTAGGTTAGATTGAGGATTTTACAAAAATTGTTAAGGTTTCATGTGTAAATATAACCCTTATACTATCTTCCCTTCACCTGTCTAAATTATACCAATTTTAGTTTAGTTTAAAATGCTGAAGGCGAGTAAGAATGGGTTTACATACATCAGCAACTTGCGGTATTCTAGATTAGATAGTGTATTGTACCGCATCTGCGACACAATTATAAGTTAGCTTGAAACAATCAATGGTAGAGCTATGAATGAGTATATCGACCTTTACTGTGAGCGGCTCATTCCTGGTTTATGGAGCGAGCCACTGAATGCTATTTCCAATGTGTCTTTCATTATTGCAGCATGGGCTATTTGGCAATTAGCTCAGCGACACCACAAAATATCCCCTGGTATTTGGATACTGATTGCTTTAGCCACCAGTATTGGTATCGGAAGTTTCCTGTTTCATACATTTGCAACGCGATGGGCAAATTTACTAGATGTGATTCCTATTCTGCTCTTTCAGCTTTGTTTTATATGGCTTTACAGTCGTCGGGTAGTTAGGATGAATTCAGGATATGCAGGAGTATTACTTGCAGCATTCTTTTTTGTTAGCGATTTTAGCAAGCAATTTACAAATCTTCTCAATGGTTCTCTTTCGTATGCTCCTGCTTTTTTGGTTTTGCTCGGACTAGGAGTGTATCACTATCGACAGCAAAAGCGCGAACCATTCATTATATTAGCAGCAACAGGTGTCTTCCTATTAGCCCTTGCATTTCGTACTCTCGATCGCGCAATTTGCCCTTTCTTTTCACCAGGGACTCATTTCCTCTGGCACCTTTTTAATGGTGTTTTGCTGTACCTGTCAGCAAGAAGCCTGCTCTTAAATTGGTCAGAGGAGTAAAAAATTAAAACTCAAAGTAATAGAGCGCATACTCACTCTCAGGTTCCTACGATCGCATACCACAAACTCACCATCAGGCACAAACTCGCTAAATGCTGTGGAATCAAAGATTTAATCGACCGCTTGGCAATTTTTTGAGTCACCAATATTGTGACTAATAATGATACAATCAAAGTTAAACCTTGCAAGAAACTAATCACCGCTGGATCGCCGATAAAACTGGGTAAATCGTCTCTAATTTGTCCGAAAGTGGCAAAAGTTACAGGAATCACTCGCCCGCCTTCCTGCAAACCCAATCGCCAATAGTGAGCCAAACTACCGCCCCAGACTAAGGGTAAATAACCGTAGGCGAGAGAGACAAATGAGAGGGGTTTGTAGGTTGTAAATGGCACGGTTTCTGCTTGTCCCAATCGATAAATTGCCTGTATAATTGCGTAGGCAATTAGGGGAATCATCGGCGGGATAATTAACACTGCGATCGACAGTCCTAAATGAGGTAAAAATTCCTCTAAATTGATGCCCAGCCCCAACAAACTATTTATCTCCGGCAAGCGATGCAGATAGATACCGCCCAACAATAGAAATAACAGCGCGATTTCATAACTGTGGGGAACGTGGGTAGTCCATAATTCGATGCCGGGAGGGCGCAGATTTAATTCTACCGATCTATGCGGACAAGCTTTCAAGCAAGTCATGCACAACACGCAATCTTTATTATCGGTTAATTGGGCGGGATGGGAATAAATCGGACAGCCATTAGTAGTTAATCCTTCCCCCAAGCCGGGGCCGCCTTTGTAACATTGGTAGGTGCTGCATTCCGCCCCGCAGGTTCCTTGTTGGGCGCGAAGTTCGATAATTGAGAGTTTAGCAAATAATCCATTCATTCCCCCGATCGGGCATAAATAACGACACCAAAATCGCCGCTCGAAGATGAGGGAAAAAATTACCGCGCCAGCCGTAATTAGCAATAACAAACAACTGGATAAATAGGCGGTATTTTCTAAATTCCACAACTCTTCCCACAGAAATATCAGAGTAAATAGTCCGAAGAGAAACCAGCCGCCCCATTTTTCTGCTTGTTGGCGCGGCCATTTATTGAGAGTGCGCGGGAAAATTTTCAGCGATAGTTTTTGGACGATTTCCCCATAAATCATAAACGGGCAAAAAGCACACCACAATCGCCCGATGATGGGGAATAATAATAAAATTAACGGCCACCACCACGCCCAAAAGATATTTAGGGCAAAATTATGCTGTCGATCTTGGGGAGCGACAAACAGGGTAATTACAACTACGGCAAATACCCAAGTGGTAAACCAATAATTCACGCGATCGGGATACCAATCGCTGCGTAAAAATTGCCGAAATTTGGGATATATCTTCAATAAATTAAGCCGAAATTTTTGTTGCTTCGCAGCCTGCGCCCAGAATACTTCTTCCGTTAATACCTGACTCCCCTGTGCTTGAACTAAAGCGCGATCGACCATTCCCTGCAATTCCTGTAAATTCCCGGGAAAATCGTAGGCTTGCAAGCGGCGAATTGCTTCCGGTGTGACTTGGGGTCTGACTAATTTCTTTTGGCGGGAAAAGATGTTGAGATAATAGTTAACTTGTGCCTCTAAATCTGCTTTTCGCACCCGCAATGACGGTACTTTAATCTTGTGTTGCGCCAGCTTATCTAGCTGGGGCAAGACCATTTCTGAGATTAAAATTATCCGCGCGTTGCTAGAACGCGGCGGTGGTGGTATTTGTCCTTCCTTGACAACTAGCGTATAGGTTCCATCGGTTAATAATTGCTGAATTTGGGGGCATAATTGAGCGGGTAATTCTTGCACGTCATTTAAAATTAACGTACCTTCTCCCAACCATTCCAACAGCCCCGGCTTGCCGCCCAAACGCCCGAATAATTCCGCTCCATTAGCCTGAAGCAAGGCACTTTTGATCTGAATAATTGGCTCGTTGCGGCGATGGGAACCGAAATGAATTAAAGCAGCTAAATTATCTTTTTCTAAACCAGGTTCGCCAGAGATTAATACCGATCGCCCGTCACTCGATGCAGCCCGAACTTGTTGGCGCAATTTTACCGCATAACGGCTGTTCCCAATGACTCCCCGTTTTGCCCGGGGTACTAGATAGCTGCGGAGGGCATTTTGACGCTCGCGTTCGTAGGCAATTTCTGCTTCTAACTGTTCTAATTTCGCTGCCAAGCGTTGAGCGTAGGCTTCGGTAATGCGTGGATATCTTTCTAGCAAATTGCGCCAGCGATCGGCACTAATTACCCAAAATTGACACTCTGTCCGAGTTATAATTCGACTGTCGGCAGGTTGCGATCGCTGGAGGGCAGATAAATTGACGATCGCCCCCGGCAACAAACTACTCCCCCACATTAATCCCGGTTGTTTGCGGCGATAGCGATCGGCTTGTCCTCGTTCTAGGATATAGAGATGAGTGATTGGTGTATCTTCGATTACCACTCGAAATCCAGGGGGATAAGTTGACATTTCCATTTCACCGGCGATCGCCTGTAAAATCTCGCGGGATAATATGCCTAATTCGGTGCTCGATTCGAGCCAGTTAACTAATGTTTCGGTAGACATCGCGCTTCGTCGGCGAAAGCCGAATCGTGGTGGTTGGTGTAGGATATATATTTTTGTGCTGCATCAATATTAACTGCTGGGAACGACTAGCATTTTGAGTTTGAGTGTGGTGTTAATTTTCTGTCTTCAGCATAGCCGATCGACACTCCCCGCTCTAATATATTTTTTGCACGTCC of Oscillatoria nigro-viridis PCC 7112 contains these proteins:
- a CDS encoding universal stress protein yields the protein MIEKILVAVAGRGLCEEMFNMLMDIPSLQQTSVTVLHVVPPQVTSDGMAEKLEEGGKILAQAVQSLKIDPSKVNPRLKQGDPKTTVCQVAEEEQSDLVIMGSRGLGRLQSILENSVSQYVFQLTSRPMLLVKDDIYVKKIKRVMVAVDKSEAAKQSLQLALSLVKEVSGGEIILVHVTKDLTGKASEDLTASAEKDPVLAPAVALAKQMGVSYRCVSATGKPGEEICRIADDLNADLLVLGSPDRRPNVAKNFVDIDRLLGNSLSDYVRVYANCPVLLARTVG
- the psbM gene encoding photosystem II reaction center protein PsbM, encoding MEVNDLGFVATILFVLVPSVFLIILYIQTASRQGRKD
- a CDS encoding 2Fe-2S iron-sulfur cluster-binding protein; protein product: MANIKFVKENKEVIAADGANLRLKALENRIDLYTFSGKMMNCGGYGQCGTCIVEIVEGSENLSPRTDFENRKLKKKPENYRLACQATVNGPVSVKTKP
- a CDS encoding TolC family protein, with amino-acid sequence MRVFRQIIVVGVGAAITLGNAAQSASAQSPAESQDSLALSNQLELGQNVRSTSNTAAESASQPEQSIALNPQTSESQQPGGGNIASTPPTGPEQASKPQQAAPASPSTLSQAGATPLRGLEPTQTQQPSPSPLNNVPVPSSPVPILRGTPNESFPPLPPKGILDTKPPASLEPNPNPLLFPTNPEDVRIEQTEPITLQQAIDLARRNSQVLQIAGQQVEQSRSALREQQAALYPDLNFQMDASRSVTAGGELGIRARQRQFNFEASRGQPAREAGPNFGSNSLNSTLQLNYDVDLFGRRRANIRAAEEQLRLRELDVERQAEELRFDTAEAYYNLQNADGQVAIRQASVRNAQQSLRDAEALERAGVGTRFAVLQAQANLANEVQQLSVARRDQRVAQRRLAEILNISQSANLTAADPVEQAGSWRLSLEESIVQAFKNRPELEQQLVQRDISKQQRRSIQAGRLPQLSVGGSYNVLGIDPDDPARFATRGWADGYSIRASLTWSIFDGGAANARVRQRDADIAIAESRFDQLRNQVRREVEQAYFGLESSFENIETSEAGVLQSREALRLARLRFQAGVGTQTDVIQAETDLTRAERNRLSAIVTYNLGLSSLQRAVSNLPTNNLSDAP
- a CDS encoding DUF512 domain-containing protein produces the protein MSESSIKPALITKVIPDSICAEMGFEPGDSIVAVNGQKPRDLIDYQFLCADEFLELEVLDSKGKTHKLEIDKEYDEDLGLEFETALFDGLIQCNNRCPFCFIDQQPPGKRETLYLKDDDYRLSFLYGSYLTLTNLNQKEWERIEQMRLSPLYVSVHATEPEVRIRLLKNLRAGKILEQIKWFQERRLQIHAQVVVCPGINDGEHLERTLLDLAKFHAGNIPAVASVAVVPVGLTRFRPPEDELIAVTAEKAREVIEQVQKIQVLLSTGKGGGKAKKQNSKSTPPNPPLLRGGEDLNGLLGRSKSRCIWLADEWFLIAGLDLPSAADYEDYPQIGNGVGSIRQFIQQFETAFEKLQPMPVNPPRKLVWVVGNAVEKAFEPIVQQLNQIPGLSVNMAALCSRYWGQTITVTGLLTGQDLLEALQGRDLGDGILLPSVMLKQGEPRFLDDMTLEQLASSLKTRILPVSGVEELISAAIGLANAEVKF
- a CDS encoding ceramidase domain-containing protein; its protein translation is MNEYIDLYCERLIPGLWSEPLNAISNVSFIIAAWAIWQLAQRHHKISPGIWILIALATSIGIGSFLFHTFATRWANLLDVIPILLFQLCFIWLYSRRVVRMNSGYAGVLLAAFFFVSDFSKQFTNLLNGSLSYAPAFLVLLGLGVYHYRQQKREPFIILAATGVFLLALAFRTLDRAICPFFSPGTHFLWHLFNGVLLYLSARSLLLNWSEE
- a CDS encoding sigma 54-interacting transcriptional regulator, producing MSTETLVNWLESSTELGILSREILQAIAGEMEMSTYPPGFRVVIEDTPITHLYILERGQADRYRRKQPGLMWGSSLLPGAIVNLSALQRSQPADSRIITRTECQFWVISADRWRNLLERYPRITEAYAQRLAAKLEQLEAEIAYERERQNALRSYLVPRAKRGVIGNSRYAVKLRQQVRAASSDGRSVLISGEPGLEKDNLAALIHFGSHRRNEPIIQIKSALLQANGAELFGRLGGKPGLLEWLGEGTLILNDVQELPAQLCPQIQQLLTDGTYTLVVKEGQIPPPPRSSNARIILISEMVLPQLDKLAQHKIKVPSLRVRKADLEAQVNYYLNIFSRQKKLVRPQVTPEAIRRLQAYDFPGNLQELQGMVDRALVQAQGSQVLTEEVFWAQAAKQQKFRLNLLKIYPKFRQFLRSDWYPDRVNYWFTTWVFAVVVITLFVAPQDRQHNFALNIFWAWWWPLILLLFPIIGRLWCAFCPFMIYGEIVQKLSLKIFPRTLNKWPRQQAEKWGGWFLFGLFTLIFLWEELWNLENTAYLSSCLLLLITAGAVIFSLIFERRFWCRYLCPIGGMNGLFAKLSIIELRAQQGTCGAECSTYQCYKGGPGLGEGLTTNGCPIYSHPAQLTDNKDCVLCMTCLKACPHRSVELNLRPPGIELWTTHVPHSYEIALLFLLLGGIYLHRLPEINSLLGLGINLEEFLPHLGLSIAVLIIPPMIPLIAYAIIQAIYRLGQAETVPFTTYKPLSFVSLAYGYLPLVWGGSLAHYWRLGLQEGGRVIPVTFATFGQIRDDLPSFIGDPAVISFLQGLTLIVSLLVTILVTQKIAKRSIKSLIPQHLASLCLMVSLWYAIVGT